Proteins from a genomic interval of Cupriavidus sp. WKF15:
- the hpnA gene encoding hopanoid-associated sugar epimerase, with the protein MTVNDYVLVTGASGFLGSAVLRQALARGWRVRALARASSPRANLADLPVEVVQGDMRDPAAVAAAMQGVRYLFHVAADYRLWAPDPEEIVRTNVDGTMAVMEAAQQAGVERVVYTSSVATLRVAGASGPVDETAPLAPHEAIGAYKRSKVLAERLVERMVAERGLPAVIVNPSTPIGPRDVRPTPTGRIIVEAATGKIPAFVETGLNLVHVDDVAAGHFQALERGRTGERYILGGDDVMLQQMLRDIAGLCGRRPPTLQLPRWPLYPLAHAAEAVARVTRKEPFVTVDGLNMSKYRMFFRSDKARRELGYQPRPYIEGLRDALDWFREAGYLR; encoded by the coding sequence ATGACAGTAAACGATTACGTCCTGGTGACGGGTGCATCGGGTTTTCTCGGATCCGCGGTGTTGCGGCAGGCACTGGCGCGCGGATGGCGCGTGCGTGCGCTGGCGCGCGCGTCGAGCCCGCGCGCCAACCTTGCGGACTTGCCGGTGGAGGTCGTGCAGGGGGACATGCGTGATCCGGCCGCGGTCGCGGCGGCCATGCAGGGCGTGCGTTACCTGTTCCATGTGGCGGCCGATTACCGGCTGTGGGCGCCTGACCCCGAGGAGATCGTCCGCACCAATGTCGACGGCACCATGGCGGTCATGGAGGCTGCGCAACAGGCCGGCGTGGAGCGCGTGGTCTATACCAGCAGCGTGGCCACGCTGCGCGTGGCAGGGGCGAGCGGGCCCGTCGACGAAACGGCGCCGCTGGCCCCGCATGAGGCCATCGGCGCGTACAAGCGCAGCAAGGTGCTGGCCGAGCGCTTGGTCGAGCGCATGGTAGCCGAACGCGGCCTGCCAGCGGTGATCGTCAACCCGTCCACGCCAATCGGCCCGCGCGATGTACGGCCCACGCCGACCGGCCGCATCATTGTCGAGGCCGCCACCGGCAAGATTCCCGCCTTTGTCGAGACCGGGCTCAACCTGGTGCACGTGGATGACGTAGCCGCGGGCCATTTCCAGGCGCTCGAGCGCGGCCGGACCGGTGAACGCTACATTTTGGGCGGCGATGACGTCATGTTGCAGCAGATGCTGCGGGATATCGCCGGCTTGTGCGGCCGTCGTCCGCCGACATTGCAACTGCCGCGCTGGCCGCTGTACCCGCTCGCCCATGCGGCCGAGGCCGTGGCGCGCGTGACGCGCAAGGAGCCGTTCGTGACCGTGGACGGGCTCAATATGTCGAAGTACCGCATGTTCTTCCGTTCCGACAAGGCCCGGCGCGAACTGGGCTACCAGCCGCGCCCCTATATAGAAGGCCTGCGCGATGCGCTGGACTGGTTCCGCGAGGCGGGGTACCTGCGCTGA
- the ispH gene encoding 4-hydroxy-3-methylbut-2-enyl diphosphate reductase — MQVILAQPRGFCAGVVRAIEIVDRALVKHGAPVFVRHEIVHNKHVVEGLKNKGARFVEELDEVPAGAVTIFSAHGVSRAVVADAGQRQLHAIDATCPLVIKVHNQGRQYAASGRTVILIGHAGHPEVEGTMGQIPGKVILVQNEAQVENLDLPADTPVAYVTQTTLSVDDTRNIIAALGRRFSNLVGPDTRDICYATQNRQSAVRDLCKLADVILVIGATNSSNSNRLREIGTESGVPSYLIADGSELDPAWVAGANIVGITAGASAPEEMVEDVIATLRRLGPVEVSTMEGREEHAEFRLPAELADVRSTAATPDPEPVEKVAG, encoded by the coding sequence ATGCAGGTGATTCTTGCTCAACCCCGAGGCTTTTGTGCCGGTGTCGTGCGTGCGATCGAGATTGTCGACCGCGCGCTCGTCAAGCACGGAGCCCCGGTGTTCGTGCGACACGAAATCGTGCACAACAAGCATGTTGTGGAGGGATTGAAGAACAAGGGCGCGCGTTTCGTCGAAGAACTCGACGAGGTCCCCGCGGGCGCCGTCACGATTTTCAGCGCGCACGGTGTTTCTCGCGCGGTAGTGGCAGATGCCGGGCAGCGCCAGTTGCACGCGATCGACGCGACCTGCCCGCTTGTGATCAAGGTGCATAACCAGGGCCGGCAGTACGCGGCCAGCGGCCGTACCGTGATCCTGATCGGCCATGCCGGCCACCCCGAGGTCGAAGGCACCATGGGCCAGATCCCCGGCAAGGTGATCCTGGTGCAGAACGAGGCGCAGGTGGAGAATCTCGACCTGCCCGCCGACACCCCGGTGGCCTACGTCACCCAGACCACGCTCAGCGTGGACGACACCCGCAATATCATCGCCGCGCTGGGACGCCGTTTCAGCAATCTGGTCGGGCCCGACACGCGCGACATCTGCTATGCCACGCAGAACCGGCAGAGCGCGGTGCGGGACCTGTGCAAGCTCGCCGATGTCATCCTCGTCATCGGCGCCACCAACAGCTCCAATTCCAACCGGCTGCGCGAGATCGGCACCGAAAGCGGCGTGCCGAGCTACCTGATCGCCGACGGCAGCGAACTCGACCCGGCCTGGGTCGCAGGCGCTAATATTGTCGGCATCACGGCCGGCGCCTCCGCGCCCGAAGAAATGGTCGAAGACGTGATTGCCACGTTGCGCCGCCTGGGCCCCGTGGAAGTCTCGACCATGGAAGGCCGCGAGGAGCATGCCGAGTTCCGCCTGCCCGCGGAGCTGGCCGATGTCCGCTCCACGGCGGCCACGCCCGACCCCGAGCCCGTCGAGAAGGTCGCCGGCTGA
- the hpnH gene encoding adenosyl-hopene transferase HpnH yields the protein MAIPFLQVARVGAYIVGKHLARQKRYPLALMLEPLFRCNLACNGCGKIDYPDPILNQRLSVEECLGAVDECGAPVVSIAGGEPLLHKDMPEIVRGIVARRKFVYLCTNALLMEKKLDQYEPSPYFVWSVHLDGDREMHDHSVSQEGVYDRAVEAIRAAKARGFRVNINCTLFNDARPERVAAFFDTVKAMGVDGITVSPGYAYERAPDQQHFLNRGKTKQLFRDILSRGRGKNWSFSQSTMFLDFLAGNQTYHCTPWGNPARTVFGWQRPCYLVGEGYVQTFKELMEETDWDAYGTGNYEKCADCMVHSGYEATAVADTFAHPLKALGVSLRGVKTEGAMAPDIPLDKQRPADYVFSRHVEIKLAEIGRAQPRKEQPARAETTAAH from the coding sequence TTGGCTATTCCGTTCCTGCAGGTCGCCCGCGTGGGCGCCTACATTGTCGGCAAGCATCTGGCGCGCCAGAAGCGCTATCCGCTCGCGCTCATGCTGGAACCGTTGTTCCGCTGCAACCTTGCCTGCAATGGCTGCGGCAAGATCGACTACCCGGACCCGATCCTCAACCAGCGCCTGTCCGTCGAGGAGTGCCTGGGCGCAGTCGATGAATGCGGCGCGCCGGTGGTGTCGATCGCCGGCGGCGAGCCGCTGCTGCACAAGGACATGCCCGAGATCGTGCGCGGCATCGTCGCGCGGCGCAAGTTCGTCTACCTGTGCACCAATGCGCTGCTGATGGAAAAGAAGCTGGACCAGTACGAGCCCAGCCCCTACTTCGTCTGGTCCGTTCACCTGGACGGCGACCGCGAGATGCACGACCACTCGGTCAGCCAGGAAGGTGTCTACGACCGCGCTGTCGAGGCCATCCGTGCCGCCAAGGCGCGCGGCTTCCGCGTCAACATCAACTGCACGCTGTTCAACGATGCCAGGCCCGAACGCGTGGCCGCGTTCTTCGATACGGTCAAGGCGATGGGCGTGGACGGCATCACGGTCTCGCCGGGCTACGCCTACGAGCGCGCGCCGGACCAGCAGCACTTCCTGAACCGCGGCAAGACCAAGCAGCTGTTCCGCGACATTCTGAGCCGCGGCCGCGGCAAGAACTGGTCGTTCAGCCAGTCGACCATGTTCCTCGACTTCCTGGCCGGCAACCAGACCTACCACTGCACGCCCTGGGGCAACCCGGCGCGCACGGTCTTTGGCTGGCAGCGGCCCTGCTACCTCGTCGGCGAAGGCTATGTGCAGACCTTCAAGGAGCTGATGGAAGAGACCGACTGGGACGCCTACGGCACCGGCAACTACGAGAAGTGCGCCGACTGCATGGTCCACAGCGGCTACGAGGCCACGGCCGTGGCCGACACGTTCGCGCATCCGCTCAAGGCGCTTGGCGTGAGCCTGCGCGGCGTAAAGACCGAGGGCGCGATGGCCCCGGACATCCCGCTCGACAAGCAACGTCCTGCCGATTACGTGTTCTCGCGCCACGTAGAGATCAAGCTGGCCGAGATCGGCCGGGCCCAGCCGCGCAAGGAACAGCCGGCCAGGGCGGAGACCACGGCGGCCCACTGA
- the hpnI gene encoding bacteriohopanetetrol glucosamine biosynthesis glycosyltransferase HpnI, whose protein sequence is MAATLLGSALTCVSAGYAVAAAMLTRRAAVRPDLPATGGEVRASVLKPLCGAEPRLYDNLATLCRQSVTGYQIVCGVRDPDDPAIAVVRRLQQDFPGTDITLVIDPRVHGSNLKVSNLINLAAQARHDLLVVADSDIAVPPDYLVRVTAPLADPGVGIVTCLYRGRPVGAFWAKLGAQFIDDWFAPSVRIAHAGGSRRFAFGATIALRRDTLTQIGGFASLSDRLADDFWLGELTRQAGLRTVLSDVVVTTDVTETRLAELWTHELRWLRTIRSLNPAGFAFTFITFTWPMLVLGVALSPTPAMLAVALAGLVARCTLAGSLSAAVRSPLRDVLLLAGWGSALAGRQVRWRDRILPVRDPVQDGKVL, encoded by the coding sequence ATGGCCGCGACCCTGCTTGGCAGTGCGCTGACCTGCGTGTCGGCGGGCTATGCCGTGGCCGCCGCCATGCTGACGCGGCGCGCGGCCGTGCGTCCTGATCTTCCCGCTACCGGCGGCGAAGTCCGCGCCAGCGTGCTCAAGCCGCTGTGCGGGGCCGAGCCGCGCCTGTACGACAACCTGGCCACGCTGTGCCGGCAATCAGTGACCGGCTACCAGATCGTATGCGGCGTACGCGATCCGGACGATCCCGCCATTGCCGTCGTGCGGCGCCTGCAGCAGGACTTCCCGGGCACGGACATCACACTGGTCATCGACCCGCGCGTGCATGGCAGCAACCTCAAGGTCAGCAACCTGATCAACCTGGCCGCGCAGGCGCGCCATGACCTGCTGGTCGTGGCCGACAGCGATATCGCCGTGCCGCCCGACTACCTGGTGCGCGTCACCGCGCCGCTGGCCGACCCCGGCGTCGGCATCGTCACCTGCCTGTACCGCGGGCGCCCCGTCGGCGCCTTCTGGGCGAAGCTCGGCGCGCAGTTCATCGACGACTGGTTCGCGCCGTCCGTACGCATTGCGCATGCGGGCGGTTCGCGCCGCTTCGCCTTCGGCGCGACCATCGCGCTGCGCCGCGACACCTTGACGCAGATCGGCGGCTTCGCGTCGCTGTCCGACCGGCTCGCCGACGACTTCTGGCTCGGCGAGCTGACCCGGCAGGCCGGGCTGCGCACAGTGCTATCCGACGTGGTCGTCACCACCGACGTGACCGAGACGCGGCTGGCCGAACTGTGGACGCATGAACTGCGCTGGCTGCGCACCATCCGCTCGCTGAACCCGGCGGGCTTTGCTTTTACCTTCATCACCTTTACGTGGCCGATGCTGGTGCTCGGCGTGGCGTTGTCGCCGACCCCGGCGATGCTGGCGGTTGCCCTGGCGGGACTGGTGGCGCGCTGCACATTGGCCGGATCCCTGTCGGCCGCGGTCAGGTCGCCGCTGCGCGACGTGCTGTTGCTGGCTGGATGGGGCAGTGCGCTGGCGGGCAGGCAAGTGCGCTGGCGCGATCGGATTCTCCCGGTGCGCGATCCAGTTCAGGATGGCAAGGTATTGTGA
- a CDS encoding nucleotidyltransferase domain-containing protein, with translation MLQSLSDTLFGEYRRRVLGLLLLHPEASYHVREIARLTDTAPGTLHKELSKLAQAGILIREPRGNQLAYRANRASPVFEELSSIMRKTSGLADVLTQALQPCAHEIDAAFIYGSTASGRETAQSDVDIMLIGDIGFARAVQLLYPAQASLAREINPKVLSRQEWRAGLANNDAFLRGVLAKPKLFVIGSDHDLGELAGNQPGRNPAGS, from the coding sequence ATGCTTCAATCACTCTCCGATACCCTCTTTGGCGAATATCGCCGCCGCGTGCTGGGTCTGCTCCTGTTGCATCCGGAGGCGTCCTATCACGTGCGCGAGATCGCGCGGCTGACGGACACCGCGCCGGGAACGCTTCACAAGGAACTGAGCAAGCTGGCACAAGCAGGCATCCTGATCCGGGAACCGCGCGGCAACCAGCTCGCATACCGCGCCAATCGAGCGTCGCCGGTGTTCGAGGAGCTGTCCAGCATCATGAGGAAGACTTCTGGGCTGGCAGACGTGCTGACCCAGGCGCTGCAACCTTGCGCGCACGAGATCGACGCCGCTTTCATCTACGGCTCGACAGCAAGCGGACGCGAGACGGCGCAGAGCGACGTGGATATCATGCTGATCGGCGACATTGGCTTCGCGCGGGCTGTACAGCTGCTGTACCCGGCGCAGGCCTCCCTGGCGCGGGAGATCAATCCGAAGGTGCTCTCCCGCCAAGAATGGCGCGCGGGGCTGGCGAACAACGACGCGTTTCTGCGCGGCGTGCTGGCCAAGCCGAAGTTATTCGTGATCGGAAGCGACCATGACCTTGGAGAACTTGCTGGGAATCAGCCTGGACGCAATCCAGCCGGATCGTGA
- a CDS encoding DNA-binding protein: MTLENLLGISLDAIQPDREQIARLLAAAERNLSDAGIEALSHENRFDAAYKAIMQAALAALHANGYRTLTSRPDHHQTTLQSLTKTIGWPADRMILLDALREQRNLSDYSGDLVPASAVRECIANATALIADVKAWLHANKPQLI; the protein is encoded by the coding sequence ATGACCTTGGAGAACTTGCTGGGAATCAGCCTGGACGCAATCCAGCCGGATCGTGAACAGATCGCGCGCCTGCTCGCAGCGGCCGAACGCAATCTGAGCGACGCCGGCATCGAAGCGCTTAGCCATGAGAACCGGTTTGATGCAGCCTATAAGGCGATCATGCAAGCCGCGCTCGCGGCACTGCATGCCAATGGCTACCGGACGCTGACCAGCCGGCCCGACCATCACCAGACAACCTTGCAGTCCCTGACGAAGACGATCGGCTGGCCAGCCGACCGCATGATCCTGCTCGACGCCCTGCGCGAGCAGCGCAATCTTTCCGACTATTCCGGCGACCTCGTGCCGGCTTCGGCCGTACGCGAGTGCATTGCCAATGCCACCGCACTGATCGCTGACGTCAAGGCGTGGCTCCATGCCAACAAGCCGCAGCTGATCTGA
- the hpnJ gene encoding hopanoid biosynthesis associated radical SAM protein HpnJ: MKKTLFLQAPSFDGFDGGAGSRYQAKREIKSFWYPTWLAQPAALVPGSRVLDAPADELTPQQTLDIAVDYDLVIIHTSTPSFPTDAKFAEELKKRKPGVMIGMVGAKPAVDPGGTLGASDAIDFVCREEFDYTCQDVAAGKPLKDILGLSYRLPDGSLEHNGQRPMIENMDELPFVAPVYQRDLKIENYFIGYLKHPYVSIYTGRGCRSRCTFCLWPQTVGGHRYRTRSAESVIAEVKWIKENMPEVKEIMFDDDTFTDFKPRVEEIARGLGKLGVTWSCNAKANVPYSTLKIMKENGLRLLLVGYESGDDQILLNIKKGLRTDIARRFTEDCRKLGIQIHGTFILGLPGETQETIEKTIAYAKEINPHTIQVSLAAPYPGTTLYQQAVDNGWLEENKVINLVNDKGVQLAAISYPHLSKEEIYRGVERFYKQFYFRPGKIWEIVREMLGSWDMMKRRLREGVEFFRFLSSREA, translated from the coding sequence ATGAAAAAAACCCTCTTCCTCCAGGCCCCCTCCTTCGACGGCTTTGACGGCGGCGCCGGTTCGCGCTACCAGGCCAAGCGCGAGATCAAGTCGTTCTGGTATCCGACCTGGCTGGCGCAGCCGGCCGCGCTGGTGCCCGGCAGCCGCGTGCTCGACGCGCCCGCCGATGAACTGACGCCGCAGCAGACGCTCGATATCGCCGTCGACTACGACCTGGTCATCATCCACACCAGCACGCCGTCGTTCCCGACCGATGCCAAGTTCGCCGAGGAGCTCAAGAAGCGCAAGCCCGGCGTGATGATCGGCATGGTCGGCGCCAAGCCGGCAGTCGACCCCGGCGGCACGCTCGGCGCCAGCGACGCGATCGACTTCGTCTGCCGCGAGGAATTCGACTACACCTGCCAGGACGTAGCCGCGGGCAAGCCCCTCAAGGACATTCTCGGGCTGTCGTACCGCCTGCCCGATGGCTCGCTCGAGCACAACGGCCAGCGCCCGATGATCGAGAACATGGACGAGCTGCCCTTCGTGGCCCCCGTCTACCAGCGCGACCTGAAGATCGAGAACTACTTCATCGGCTACCTGAAGCACCCGTACGTGTCGATCTACACGGGGCGCGGCTGCCGTTCGCGCTGCACTTTCTGCCTGTGGCCGCAGACGGTCGGCGGACACCGCTACCGCACGCGCTCGGCCGAGAGCGTGATCGCCGAGGTGAAATGGATCAAGGAGAACATGCCCGAGGTGAAGGAGATCATGTTCGACGACGACACCTTCACCGATTTCAAGCCGCGCGTGGAGGAAATCGCGCGCGGGCTCGGCAAGCTCGGCGTGACGTGGTCGTGCAATGCCAAGGCCAACGTGCCGTACAGCACGCTCAAGATCATGAAGGAGAACGGCCTGCGCCTGCTGCTGGTCGGCTATGAATCGGGCGACGACCAGATCCTGCTGAACATCAAGAAGGGCCTGCGCACGGATATCGCGCGCCGCTTCACCGAAGATTGCCGCAAGCTCGGCATCCAGATCCACGGCACCTTCATCCTGGGCCTGCCCGGCGAAACGCAGGAGACCATCGAGAAGACCATCGCCTACGCCAAGGAGATCAATCCGCACACCATCCAGGTGTCGCTGGCGGCGCCCTACCCCGGCACCACGCTGTACCAGCAGGCGGTCGACAATGGCTGGCTCGAAGAGAACAAGGTCATCAACCTCGTCAATGACAAGGGCGTGCAGCTCGCGGCAATCAGCTATCCGCACCTGTCGAAGGAAGAGATCTACCGCGGCGTGGAGCGCTTCTATAAGCAGTTCTACTTCCGTCCCGGCAAGATCTGGGAGATCGTGCGCGAGATGCTGGGCAGCTGGGACATGATGAAGCGGCGCCTGCGCGAAGGCGTGGAGTTCTTCCGCTTCCTGAGTTCACGCGAGGCCTGA
- the hpnK gene encoding hopanoid biosynthesis-associated protein HpnK, whose product MIITADDFGLHTAVNEAVELAHRDGVLNAASLMVSAPEAGDAVARARRLPSLRVGLHVVLADGPAMLPRAAIPDLVDAQGRFGSAMARDGCRFFFLPHVRRQLAAEIRAQFEAFAATGLPLDHVNTHKHFHLHPTVLSLILSIGREFGLRAVRLPLESDAPLLLRPWLALLRRRLRRAGIAHNDYVVGIANSGAMDEAVLLAALAKLPDGIGEIYLHPAVTSGAAIAPTMAGYRHADELAALLSPRVRAALDAAGVRRGGFADVLATA is encoded by the coding sequence CTGATCATCACCGCCGACGACTTCGGCCTGCATACCGCCGTCAACGAGGCGGTGGAACTTGCGCATCGCGACGGCGTGCTCAACGCGGCCAGCCTGATGGTGTCCGCGCCCGAAGCCGGCGACGCGGTCGCGCGCGCGAGACGGCTGCCATCGCTGCGCGTAGGACTGCATGTCGTGCTGGCCGATGGTCCGGCAATGCTGCCGCGCGCGGCCATTCCCGATCTCGTCGATGCGCAGGGCCGCTTCGGCTCGGCCATGGCGCGCGACGGCTGCCGCTTCTTCTTCCTGCCGCATGTACGGCGCCAGCTCGCCGCGGAGATCCGCGCGCAGTTCGAGGCATTCGCCGCGACCGGCCTGCCGCTGGATCACGTCAATACGCACAAGCACTTCCACCTGCATCCGACCGTGCTGTCGCTGATCCTGTCGATCGGTCGCGAGTTCGGCCTGCGCGCCGTGCGGCTGCCGCTGGAATCCGACGCTCCGCTGCTGCTGCGCCCGTGGCTGGCGCTGCTGCGCCGGCGGCTGCGGCGTGCCGGCATCGCGCACAACGACTACGTGGTCGGCATCGCAAACAGCGGCGCCATGGATGAAGCCGTGCTGCTGGCCGCGCTCGCGAAGCTGCCCGACGGCATCGGTGAAATCTACCTGCATCCGGCGGTCACGTCGGGCGCGGCCATCGCGCCGACCATGGCAGGCTACCGCCACGCCGACGAACTGGCCGCGCTGCTGTCGCCGCGTGTGCGCGCCGCCCTCGATGCGGCCGGCGTGCGGCGCGGCGGCTTTGCCGACGTGCTGGCGACGGCCTGA
- a CDS encoding lysylphosphatidylglycerol synthase domain-containing protein: protein MKRIAYLTGLLGLLALTALVVHEGIGDIATVMAQGGWLLLLLVPLHALPLLLDAQGWRVLLTSADPEENAGLGFLTWVAAVREGVNRLLPTMSIGGELVGMRLSRLRIRDTTAVTATIVVEVMITLFAQYLFSALGVLMLVAALQDSGQAWVILTGLVLSLPVPIAFALSLRHAALFEKLEGAARKLFGEDHRIVAMIDGARLDAEIRALNRRPRELLAAMGWQLAGMVSGTLEVWFALMLLGHPVPFWQAMAIEALTQAVRHMAFFVPAGLGVQEAVVMLLGQALGMDAHVSLALALVKRAREVLFGVPALLSWQWLELRRWRRGTTGEVAP from the coding sequence ATGAAACGCATTGCCTACCTGACCGGCCTGCTGGGCCTGCTCGCGCTCACCGCCCTTGTCGTCCATGAGGGCATTGGCGACATCGCCACCGTGATGGCGCAGGGCGGCTGGCTCCTGCTCCTGCTGGTGCCGCTGCACGCGCTGCCCCTGCTGCTCGATGCGCAGGGCTGGCGGGTGCTGCTGACCTCCGCCGACCCCGAAGAAAATGCCGGCCTCGGCTTCCTGACGTGGGTAGCCGCCGTGCGCGAAGGCGTGAACCGCCTGCTGCCGACCATGAGCATTGGCGGCGAACTGGTCGGCATGCGGCTGAGCCGGCTGCGCATCCGCGACACCACGGCGGTCACCGCCACCATCGTCGTCGAGGTCATGATCACGCTGTTCGCCCAGTACCTGTTCTCGGCGCTCGGCGTGCTGATGCTCGTCGCCGCGCTGCAGGACAGCGGCCAGGCCTGGGTCATCCTGACCGGGCTGGTGCTGTCGCTGCCGGTGCCCATAGCATTCGCGCTGTCGCTGCGCCACGCGGCGCTGTTCGAGAAGCTGGAAGGTGCCGCGCGCAAGCTGTTCGGCGAGGACCACCGCATCGTCGCCATGATCGACGGCGCACGGCTCGATGCCGAGATCCGCGCGCTCAACCGGCGCCCGCGCGAACTGCTGGCGGCGATGGGCTGGCAACTGGCAGGGATGGTCAGCGGCACGCTAGAAGTCTGGTTCGCGCTGATGCTGCTGGGCCACCCGGTGCCGTTCTGGCAAGCCATGGCCATCGAAGCACTCACGCAGGCTGTGCGCCACATGGCCTTCTTCGTGCCCGCCGGCCTCGGCGTGCAGGAGGCCGTGGTGATGCTGCTTGGCCAGGCACTGGGCATGGACGCCCATGTGTCGCTGGCCCTGGCACTGGTCAAGCGCGCGCGGGAAGTCCTGTTCGGCGTGCCCGCGCTGCTGTCGTGGCAATGGTTGGAACTGCGCCGCTGGCGGCGCGGGACAACGGGCGAGGTTGCACCGTGA
- a CDS encoding ABC transporter substrate-binding protein, whose translation MNRFGLISLAPVAAVAMIATAQAQTVQPGDLKAAPERLVQAAVEGVITTIQTTPETRGGDLAKITAVVQKQFLPYTDFSRTTRLAVGSAWRNATPEQQKQLNEQFTTLLVRSYAVSLSQLREQNVKFRFKPAQAGGGSGDVVVESRVLNNGEEMQIDYRLQRTPGGWKIYDINMMGAWLIEVYRKQFADIVSRGGVDGLVKYLVDHNARQAG comes from the coding sequence ATGAACAGATTCGGTTTGATTTCCCTTGCGCCCGTTGCGGCGGTGGCCATGATAGCGACGGCGCAGGCACAGACGGTGCAGCCCGGCGACCTCAAGGCAGCGCCGGAACGCCTGGTGCAGGCGGCCGTGGAAGGCGTGATCACGACCATCCAGACCACCCCCGAAACCCGCGGCGGCGACCTCGCGAAGATCACCGCGGTGGTCCAGAAGCAGTTCCTGCCCTATACGGATTTCAGCCGCACCACGCGGCTGGCGGTCGGCAGCGCATGGCGCAATGCCACGCCGGAACAGCAGAAGCAGCTCAACGAACAGTTCACGACGCTGCTCGTGCGCAGCTATGCCGTGTCCCTGTCGCAGCTGCGCGAGCAGAATGTGAAGTTCCGCTTCAAGCCGGCGCAGGCCGGGGGCGGTTCCGGCGACGTGGTGGTGGAATCGCGCGTGCTCAACAACGGCGAGGAGATGCAGATCGACTACCGCCTGCAGCGCACGCCCGGCGGCTGGAAGATCTATGACATCAATATGATGGGCGCGTGGCTGATCGAGGTGTACCGCAAGCAGTTTGCCGATATCGTTTCGCGTGGCGGCGTCGATGGGCTGGTGAAGTACCTCGTCGACCATAACGCGCGGCAGGCAGGCTAG